One Vanessa atalanta chromosome 8, ilVanAtal1.2, whole genome shotgun sequence genomic window carries:
- the LOC125065889 gene encoding uncharacterized protein LOC125065889 translates to MWFPWLALLVSCALVGGEQTEEPVATTTRAPPRTLDRQAGELAWRTWLQSPEDGNQNAPPRRITTKSLFITPLVCPKGHRLDGTACVQVVTVNKADHERILLEQLNALFTTAPNNGDVLYDYGDEDPGPLQLSIPIGLDPQSSPQDPSAQAQDIQPNFVKVDKKGDNTDSSIEAELELLKLQQAKLNNTISQDGSNILSHNVLHNLLSYSDKPKRDSPMVNSTEIETQLNNKDEGQKELVFGHVNIDPVIYDTETQNNQDLIMESETDKANAGELDKEKADNNKKSPTNSDLSNSTVVVLKKESEDTKLSPENDYSDIGEAIKLISRYAEVSTDDNFAKDDKKLSSTEEDSVLGTRTKLQYRRNKPKVSDNLRDPDTHVSDIIIKEDATIEKMYPKNIVYYRYPWPSENADSPPPNYPFRHLQDYWPGRSQIGGVYNTMHENPRRHHHSYPHYFRPRGSTYADYPETHLGLQETYPGLRRYPHKIGERNPSPIRSHANNQDLYSLLGLRHWFSSEGASKR, encoded by the exons ATGTGGTTTCCGTGGCTCGCGTTGCTGGTGTCGTGTGCACTGGTGGGAGGGGAGCAGACTGAGGAGCCGGTGGCCACTACCACCCGCGCACCGCCGCGCACTCTCGACAGGCAAGCGGGTGAACTAGCTTGGCGCACCTGGCTCCAAAGCCCTGAAGATGGAAATCAAAATGCTCCACCTAGAAGAATAACTACGAAATCACTTTTCATCACTCCACTAGTTTGCCCAAAAGGACACCGACTCGATGGAACTGCTTGCGTCCAG GTGGTGACAGTAAATAAAGCTGACCATGAACGCATTTTATTAGAGCAATTAAACGCTCTTTTTACTACGGCTCCCAACAACGGTGATGTGCTCTATGACTATGGCGACGAAGATCCGGGACCCCTGCAATTGTCTATACCGATTGGCCTAGATCCGCAAAGCTCACCGCAAGATCCGTCTGCACAG gcCCAAGATATACAGCCGAACTTCGTGAAAGTCGACAAAAAAGGCGATAATACTGATAGTAGCATTGAGGCTGAATTAGAACTTTTAAAACTACAGCAAGCTAAGCTGAACAATACTATTTCACAAGACGGTAGTAATATTCTATCTCATAACGTATTACACAATTTACTTTCTTATTCAGATAAGCCTAAGAGAGATAGTCCTATGGTAAATTCCACTGAGATTGAAACACAGTTGAATAACAAGGACGAAGGTCAGAAAGAACTAGTGTTTGGCCACGTAAATATTGATCCTGTAATTTATGATACAGAAACTCAAAATAATCAGGATCTTATCATGGAATCCGAAACAGATAAGGCAAACGCAGGAGAATTAGACAAAGAGAAagctgataataataaaaaatcgccTACAAATTCTGATTTGTCTAATTCAACTGTAGTGGTCTTAAAAAAGGAATCAGAAGATACAAAATTAAGTCCTGAAAATGATTATTCTGATATTGGAGAAGCTATTAAACTAATAAGCAGATACGCTGAAGTTTCAACAGATGATAATTTTGCCAAAGACGATAAGAAGCTTTCTTCAACTGAAGAAGATAGCGTATTAGGCACACgtacaaaattacaatatagACGCAACAAGCCAAAGGTATCAGATAACTTAAGAGATCCGGACACTCATGTCTCAGATATAATCATAAAAGAAGACGCGACCATTGAAAAAATGTATccgaaaaatattgtatactacAGATATCCTTGGCCAAGTGAGAATGCTGATTCACCACCACCTAACTATCCATTTCGACATCTACAAGACTATTGGCCTGGTCGTAGTCAAATTGGAGGAGTTTATAACACAATGCACGAAAATCCGAGACGCCATCATCATTCATATCCTCATTATTTTCGACCCCGTGGTTCTACATATGCAGATTATCCTGAAACTCATCTTGGACTTCAAGAGACTTACCCTGGACTTCGGCGATATCCACACAAGATTGGTGAACGTAATCCTAGTCCAATAAGATCTCACGCTAATAACCAAGACTTGTACAGCCTGCTCGGCTTAAGGCATTGGTTTAGTAGTGAAGGAGCGTCGAAGAGATAG
- the LOC125065892 gene encoding glucose-induced degradation protein 4 homolog: MPVKVDITPPPPANSKQPGVTKSLLYNGSKFQGHQKSKGNSYEVEVVLQHVDEENSYLCGYLKIKGLTEEFPTLTTFFDGEIISAKYPFLTRKWDADEDVDRKHWSKFDLFVPYLKTFNSDSFDYDSLEKADYVFMRWKEHFLVPDHTIKDINGASFAGFYYICFHKSAATIEGYYYHRSSEWFQSLTLSHVPEHSIQIYEFR; this comes from the exons ATGCCCGTTAAAGTTGATATTACTCCACCACCACCAGCTAATTCAAAACAACCTGGCGTAACAAAGTCTCTTCTTTACAACGGCTCCAAATTTCAAGGGCATCAAAAGTCTAAGGGAAATTCTTACGAAGTAGAAGTTGTATTGCAG CATGTGGATGAAGAAAATTCGTACCTTTgtggatatttaaaaataaaaggtttaaCAGAAGAATTTCCAACTCTAACGACATTTTTTGATGGCGAAATTATATCAGCAAAATATCCTTTTTTGACAAGAAAGTGGGATGCAGATGAAGATGTTGATAGAAAACACTGG AGCAAGTTTGACCTATTTGTACCATATTTAAAGACATTCAACTCGGACTCATTTGATTATGATTCTCTTGAAAAGGCTGACTATGTGTTTATGAGATGGAAGGAACACTTTTTAGTGCCAGATCATACAATAAAGGATATAAATGGTGCTTCCTTTGCTGGGTTCTATTATATATGCTTTCACAAATCGGCAGCTACTATAGAAGGCTATTATTATCACAGAAGCTCTGAATG GTTTCAATCACTGACATTAAGTCATGTTCCAGAACACAGCATCCAAATTTATGAATTCAGATGA